The DNA sequence ATCAATACAGCTGAGATTTCTTTTGGAGAAATATCCAATGCTTCTGCTAAAAATGCACGGTAACGGGCCGTAAAAAGAGTCCCTGCCATACCGATCACTTTTGTCCTTGGAAGTCCTGATGACAGCAAAGCCTGATAGGTCATCACATCCAATGGATTGGTCACGACAATGATAATGGCTTCAGGTGAATACTTGACTACTTTTTCAGTTACTACCTTTACGATATTGGTGTTGGTACTGATCAGGTCATCACGTGACATCCCAGGCTTTCGGGGAAACCCTGAAGTAATCACAACAACGTCTGAGTTCGCAGTCTTGGAATAATCATTGGTTACCCCTACAACTTTGGTGTCATAAGGGTACACTGATGCTTTCTGCCAAATATCAAGGGCTTTTCCTTCAGCATATCCCTGCTTTACATCAAGCAGCACTACTTCATTTACAATTTCTCTGTACGCTAGTACATCAGCACATGTAGTACCCACATTGCCAGCTCCTACAATGGTGACCTTCATGGAAAGTTCGTATGTTAAGTTTAATATTTCAACGTTATCAAACGAAGATAGAAAACAGCTTTGTTTTTAAAAAAACTTCTAACAGTAATTAGAGTTTCTATACCATTAAAATTTAAATCATTTTCTATCTGCATACTATTCTAACAACTCTTAAGGAAAGAGTGTTAACTGGAATTCGTTCCAACAATTGTATTTTTATATCTTTGGCAACTGATGGGATGCTTAAAACCTATGTAAATCCCTTCTGTCAAGCAAATGATCGATCAATGATATGGAAATAGAAAAATTATATCAGCTATACTTAAAGCACCCCAATATTTCTACCGACACAAGAAAAATTGAAGAAGGCATGCTGTTTTTTGCCTTGAAAGGTGGCAACTTCAACGGAAATAAATTTGCTTTACAAGCGCTTGAAAAAGGAGCTGCCTATGCCATCATTGATGAAGAAGCTTATGCCACAGACAAGCGTATGATCCTCGTCGAAGATGTGCTTACTACGCTTCAGCAATTGGCTCACCATCACCGTACTCAATTTGACATTCCATTTATTGCTGTAACTGGATCTAACGGTAAAACAACCACCAAAGAGTTACTCCACAGAGTACTGGCCAAAAAGTACAGGACACATGCTACCAAGGGGAATTTCAACAATCATATTGGTGTACCTCTTACCTTACTGGAAATGCCTCTTGATACTGAAATGGCGCTGGTTGAGATGGGAGACAACCATGTTGGTGAAGTAACTGAACTTTGTAAAATAGCTGAGCCGACACACGGCTTCATCACCAATATAGGAAAGGATCACATAGAAGGGTTTGGGAGCTTTGAAGCCAATGTAAGAGCCAAGAGCGAAATCTTTGATTACCTTATCAAGAACGATGGAATTGTCTTTGTCAACTCTCAGGATCGTATCATTGCCAATATGGCAAAGCGTTTCAAAGCACCTGTCTGGTATGGTGGTGAATATGATTTTGCCAACCTTGAGCTGCTTGGTGCCAGCCCGTTTATTCGATATAAAGACAGACAGGACAGAGAAGTGCAAACCAAGACAATTGGCTCGTACAATTTCCAGAATATGCTGACGGCATTCTGTATAGGTAAATATTTTGAAGTTCCAGTTGAAGAAATACACGATGCCATTGCCAATTATGCGGCTGACAATAACCGTTCGCAGCTAATTGAAAAAGGCACGAACCTTATTATTCTGGATGCATACAATGCCAACCCTTCTTCTGTTGAGGTCGCTATGGAAAACCTTGAGCAGTTCGATACAGAAAAGCAGAAAGTGGTAATATTGGGCGACATGCGTGAATTGGGAGATATCAGTCAGGACGAGCACCATAAGATGGTTGAAATGGCTGAATCGAAAAACTTTGTACTTTCTTTCTTCGTAGGCGAAGAATTTTTCAAACAAAAAGACAATCCTGGAGCTTTCTATAAGGAGAAAGAGGAACTACATAAGCACTTACAGGACAATCCAATTCAAAATGCACTGATCCTTGTCAAAGGCTCAAGAGGAATTGGTTTGGAAACTGTTCTGGAACTTTTATAAATGCAATTAACTACTAGAAAGGGATTGCACAATTATCATACATCAACAAGACAGAATTGAAATATGGACCAACAAAGCAAAACATTTCTGACTAAATACCTTAATAATGCTTCACCTACTGGATTTGAAGCAGAAGGCCAAAAAATATGGCTGGATTACCTGAAACCTTATATCGATGAGCACTATGTAGATGTTTACGGCACAGCGGTTGGTGTTATCAACCCTGATGCTCCATATAAAGTAGTAATCGAAGCTCACGCTGATGAAATCTCGTGGTTTGTAAACTACATCTCACCTGAAGGCTACATATATGTTGTAAGAAATGGTGGCTCTGACCATCAGATTGCTCCTTCAAAAAGGGTGAATATCCACACCAAAAACGGTATTGTTAAAGGTGTCTTCGGTTGGCCTGCCATCCACGTACGTAAGGAAAAGGAAGACAACCCAAGCATGGACAATATCTTTATCGACATCGGGGCTGAGTCAAAAGATGAAGTATTGGAAATGGGTGTACACGTTGGCTGTGTAATCACTTATGAGGATGAAGTTGCTGAACTGAATGGCAAGTTTATCAGTGGTCGTGCCCTTGACAACCGAATTGGTGGCTTTATGATCGCAGAAGTAGCCAGAAGGCTGTATGAGAATGATATAAAACTGCCATTTGGACTGTATATCGTAAATGCTGTACAGGAAGAAATTGGTCTGAAAGGTGCAGAAATGATCGCCAACAGAATCAAGCCAAATGTAGCGATTGTCACTGACGTATGCCATGACACCACTTCACCGATGTACAACAAGCAGAAGCAAGGTGAAAGCAAATGTGGTAAAGGTCCAGTTTTGACTTATGGCCCTGCTGTACAGAACAATTTGCTGAATATGATCATTGACACTGCTGAGGAAAAAGGCATCGAGTTCCAAAGACTTGCGGCTTCACGTATTACTGGAACGGATACAGATGCTTTTGCCTATTCAGGTGAAGGGGTTGCATCAGCATTGATTTCCCTGCCGCTGAAATACATGCACACAACTGTTGAGACAGCTCACAAGGAGGACATTGAAGATACGATCAAGCTTATGTACGAATTTTTGGTACAGCTTGAAAACGGACACGATTTCCGTTATATCAAATAATAACTATTAAAACAAAAAAGGATCTGGTATCGTACCAGATCCTTTTTTGTTTTAATGCCTAGCGTCAGATTACTTCTTTGCTTCCTTATTGGTTTCGTTTGGAATCATGATTTCCAAACCTTCCCCAACAATTACATTCAGCCTGTTTACTTTTCCTTTTTCAAGTCTAGTAGTTTCAAGACCACTCTCTGATTCCAGTTTTCCTTTCTTTGCCTTGATGTAGTATTTTTTCTCAGCCAATCCACCACCAAACCATGATGCATGTCCGTGGCTATTGGTTTTCTTGATTTCTACAGCAGGGTTTGCCATTGCATCTGCATCATCCTCATTATCAAACAGAGATACTTCCGCATCACGTACAGGATTACCTTTTGAATCAATTACAGTAACTTTCAGGACAATAAGTCCTCCAACTGCATCAACATTGGTTGCACTTGTCAACGTAAGAAGCATTCCTACAAATGCAAGAGCCAAAAAGATTTTCTTCTTCATAATATTCAGCTGATTATTTGAAAAAAATGATAGATATAAGATTGTATTTGCTTAAATCAATGCTATAAACTTCTTGATATTCCACAAAAATCAAGCCCATTAACTTGACAAAGTTAAACATAAAAGCTGAGTACAGTATTGAGGTACTTCAATATTTTCATTAACAAATATGAATTTTCCAAGTTAGCATAATCCTAGACCTCTTATACCCAACGCATTTTTATGAATTAATACATCTACTGATCAAGTATATTTCATGATTACATTGAACTATATCAATAAATAACTGATTACTAACCTACTCCATAACACTTTACATACTTTAATTGAAAAAAAATCACGACATTGAGTCATAACTAATTGAAAAGCGTATAACAGAGATAAGTAAATTTACTTCTCCCTATTAAAAATATCGCCTACACAAAGGTGACCAGCGATGAATAACTAACACAGGAACGGGAAACCGTTTTACAAAGTAGATTTTATTGACTCAAGACCTTATTATCTTAATTGTCAGAAAAAGCGAAAGGGTGTCCATACAAAATGTGACACCCTTCTTTTTTATAGTTTTTTGAGGCTCTTCCCAAATATCATCCCAGCAAAATAAGTACGTAGTACTTCATGCTTGTATTCATGTTGATCAAAGAGGTTTTCAAATGATGGCAACCTTGTGATATGAAGGTTACTTGTAATCTTGAAGAAGAACAACATGAGCTGAAGTAGTACCCATTGCCAGATAAAATGAACTCCCTTTCTTAACTGAAAGTCCGCCAACAGCCACTTCCCTCCTTTTTTCAATGCTCCACCTAACTTCTGTATGGCATCAGATTGTTCACTTTCCTGCAAAACATCCAAGAAAAAGAAGGTGATAACGGCATCATATATACTTTGCTCTTTTACAATTTGGTGAGTAGCTACAACAAACTGGACTTGGCTATGTAACTCCAGATCCAATTTTGCTTTGGCTTGGGCTACCATCTTTGGAGAAGCTTCAACATAGGTAACTTGAATCGCTGGATATCTATCAAAAATCTCAGGAAGAATCCAACCAGTCCCTCCTCCTACGATCAGCACCTTGTCATTCGCTCTTAACTCTGAAAGTAAGTCCAATTGGACATTGACAATGTGTTTACCAAAAACGATCCTTGCCAACCTGTCATAGTATGGAGCCAAAAAATCAAAGCTTGTTTTACTTGATTGATTCATAAAAAACTACTTAGAAAAGGCCAATTATGGGAAACAGAAAGACTGCATCTCCCAAAATTCGGTAGTATTGTCTCCGTTCAAGCTGCTTTCTGAATATCAATACAGCCAATAACCCTAATGTCATCAGTAGAATTACCCATTGAGAAGCTACAAACAGAGGTGCATTTGACAACCAGTAAAAAACACCTACAGACATACAGGTAAACAGGAGTACAAACAGAAGGGTAATCATCCAATAAATTTTTGACTTTCCTACCGCACTGACGGCACTTCTCTGTTGATCTTGTGCATCTGAAGAGGCATCATATAAAGAAAACTCCAACAAATTGATATAGGCAAGCAGCAAATACTCTGTCAACAATAGCCACAGACCTGTATCAGAAAAATCATGAGCCAGACTAAATGGCCCCAAAAAAATCCCTAAAGTATAAATGGTGGCTATGGAGACTTCCTTGAACATTAAAAGATTACCTCCGGTAAGCTTCAACACCAAGAAATATAAGCCTACAACTATAGTAAGTGTCAAACCGTACTGAATTGTTACAACCGGAAGGAAATACACACCAACAGCACCAATAATCCCTACAACCGCAACAGCCCATGTTAGCTTTTTGGAATGCTCCTGATGAAACCTGTGTCTCAACGTATGTGCCTTATGCTGTATTGATTTGGCATCCAGCAAATGGTCTGTTGTATAGATCACCCAAACAGCCGCTCCCAAAGTAATCAGGACACTTAGTGGCAAAGTAACATTCAGGTACTGTGCAATGAAAAGTGTACTTGCCAAAGCGCCTGCCACCACATCAAGACTCAGTACCTGCACCAATCTATATAACTCTCCGATCTTCGCCACTTCAATCCTATCTGAATACCTTATACCCTACAGTAGTTTTCTGAATTTGTTCGCATTCGTTGGGTTCAACTTGATCATCAGTTGAACAGCTTCTGCTATAACCGTTTTATCACCTTGAGAAAAGACATTAATCAGTTCAGGTGCTTTCGTATCAAAAAACATATCAATCGTTATTGAAATCGGAACTGCATCCCTTACTTGTTCAATTTTTCTCAGCGCTGACAAAATCACTTTGCGTGCTTCATCTGGGTTTTCTTCAAACTTATCCATTCCCAACCTATGATACTCATATAAAGCTTCACGGAAAGGCTCAAACAAAGGATTTGTTAAGTCCCTGATCAGGAATACACGGTCACGTTTATCCCCCAACTGATCCCAACCTCTACCACCTGACTGTTGCGAGTAGTTTGCGATGTTTAAAGCCCTCTCATAAAATGGTGTTCCTCCTTTTGGCGAGAATGTATCATAATCCAAAGCTAGAATCAGGTAAGAGTAATAAGCCATCAGCGATGTCAGTTCTGTAGAATAGGTATTCTCAGAAAAGATCATGGGATCAGATGGTCTATATGAAAAAAGCCATTTATTGTCCAAATAATTCATTACAGGTGTCTCATAGTCTGTACCGTATACAGGTCTGAGTGATTGAATCTGCACATTTGCCTCATAAACCTGATTATTGATATCAGTATTGCTGTTGAGGGTTACTTGAATATTGGACTTAATTCTTTCAAACTCCTCAAAAGTATCTGTGGTCCACTCCTGAGACAACAGAAACTTCTCCATGGCATTTTGTAAGTCCGTAAACACCTGTTGCTCCTGTGTCTGCACACGTTCGCCATTCACCGTTACATTGATATCAAGTTCTTGTGCCCAACCAATATTACAGCAAGCAAGTAGTACCAGTAAGAATAATTTTCGCAATGGGTATTTCATATAGTTTAGTTTTATCTGATTCTTAAACCTCT is a window from the Limibacter armeniacum genome containing:
- the mdh gene encoding malate dehydrogenase — protein: MKVTIVGAGNVGTTCADVLAYREIVNEVVLLDVKQGYAEGKALDIWQKASVYPYDTKVVGVTNDYSKTANSDVVVITSGFPRKPGMSRDDLISTNTNIVKVVTEKVVKYSPEAIIIVVTNPLDVMTYQALLSSGLPRTKVIGMAGTLFTARYRAFLAEALDISPKEISAVLMGGHGDTMVPLPRYTTISGIPVTELIDRETLEHIVERTKFSGGEMVKLMGTSAWYAPGAAAAQMVEAIVKDQHRVFPVSVCLEGEYGIENCCFGVPVILGKNGVEQIIELELNDEEKALLEDSYTHVLELMQVLEKMS
- a CDS encoding UDP-N-acetylmuramoyl-tripeptide--D-alanyl-D-alanine ligase, which produces MEIEKLYQLYLKHPNISTDTRKIEEGMLFFALKGGNFNGNKFALQALEKGAAYAIIDEEAYATDKRMILVEDVLTTLQQLAHHHRTQFDIPFIAVTGSNGKTTTKELLHRVLAKKYRTHATKGNFNNHIGVPLTLLEMPLDTEMALVEMGDNHVGEVTELCKIAEPTHGFITNIGKDHIEGFGSFEANVRAKSEIFDYLIKNDGIVFVNSQDRIIANMAKRFKAPVWYGGEYDFANLELLGASPFIRYKDRQDREVQTKTIGSYNFQNMLTAFCIGKYFEVPVEEIHDAIANYAADNNRSQLIEKGTNLIILDAYNANPSSVEVAMENLEQFDTEKQKVVILGDMRELGDISQDEHHKMVEMAESKNFVLSFFVGEEFFKQKDNPGAFYKEKEELHKHLQDNPIQNALILVKGSRGIGLETVLELL
- a CDS encoding M42 family metallopeptidase translates to MDQQSKTFLTKYLNNASPTGFEAEGQKIWLDYLKPYIDEHYVDVYGTAVGVINPDAPYKVVIEAHADEISWFVNYISPEGYIYVVRNGGSDHQIAPSKRVNIHTKNGIVKGVFGWPAIHVRKEKEDNPSMDNIFIDIGAESKDEVLEMGVHVGCVITYEDEVAELNGKFISGRALDNRIGGFMIAEVARRLYENDIKLPFGLYIVNAVQEEIGLKGAEMIANRIKPNVAIVTDVCHDTTSPMYNKQKQGESKCGKGPVLTYGPAVQNNLLNMIIDTAEEKGIEFQRLAASRITGTDTDAFAYSGEGVASALISLPLKYMHTTVETAHKEDIEDTIKLMYEFLVQLENGHDFRYIK
- a CDS encoding peptidase associated/transthyretin-like domain-containing protein, whose amino-acid sequence is MKKKIFLALAFVGMLLTLTSATNVDAVGGLIVLKVTVIDSKGNPVRDAEVSLFDNEDDADAMANPAVEIKKTNSHGHASWFGGGLAEKKYYIKAKKGKLESESGLETTRLEKGKVNRLNVIVGEGLEIMIPNETNKEAKK
- a CDS encoding class I SAM-dependent methyltransferase, producing the protein MNQSSKTSFDFLAPYYDRLARIVFGKHIVNVQLDLLSELRANDKVLIVGGGTGWILPEIFDRYPAIQVTYVEASPKMVAQAKAKLDLELHSQVQFVVATHQIVKEQSIYDAVITFFFLDVLQESEQSDAIQKLGGALKKGGKWLLADFQLRKGVHFIWQWVLLQLMLFFFKITSNLHITRLPSFENLFDQHEYKHEVLRTYFAGMIFGKSLKKL
- the porD gene encoding type IX secretion system protein PorD, which translates into the protein MKYPLRKLFLLVLLACCNIGWAQELDINVTVNGERVQTQEQQVFTDLQNAMEKFLLSQEWTTDTFEEFERIKSNIQVTLNSNTDINNQVYEANVQIQSLRPVYGTDYETPVMNYLDNKWLFSYRPSDPMIFSENTYSTELTSLMAYYSYLILALDYDTFSPKGGTPFYERALNIANYSQQSGGRGWDQLGDKRDRVFLIRDLTNPLFEPFREALYEYHRLGMDKFEENPDEARKVILSALRKIEQVRDAVPISITIDMFFDTKAPELINVFSQGDKTVIAEAVQLMIKLNPTNANKFRKLL